One Caretta caretta isolate rCarCar2 chromosome 6, rCarCar1.hap1, whole genome shotgun sequence genomic region harbors:
- the LOC142072606 gene encoding uncharacterized protein LOC142072606: MGSSLSALQVQHRNELQYLLRKAQHDCPARALTLLLQEVCAKCPWYPEAGSLKLADWERLGQTLHKEPRAPVQALHAWHLCRDVVQRVASDRPSLARLVISPRPSAPAAIPPPGDATQSVASERPSPAPTEGLPIPPPPFAPAAIPPSASPPVPLLPPPPWPSPPEPVCDHPPPVGPLGGSSTSAQKLSLVQQMVHAAKARSDLTAEELADLVSVCPVTWQNDDQGNPVGTWTTLPYSVVREVRKAIREFGLTSTFVRGLVEGIGTGYSLIPEDWKTLLRMMLSPSQYVIWLSEYRQMAERQAQDRCGFHLGVCDRHLNNMAWHQGLSNPIPEFQLTLEETALPPESTTTGRKRRRRSVPSQPVTWGAVKALVAAAQRRLAADQQPETPETLFVAILAQITANSVMIVCLLCLLFPKRSVPLLDDYIADVELLVILCL, from the exons atgggaagctccctctctgctttgcaagtgcaacaccgcaatgagctgcagtatttgctgcgtaaggctcagcatgactgcccggctcgagcacttactctcctgctacaggaggtgtgtgccaagtgcccgtggtatcctgaagccggaagccttaagctagcagactgggagcgattgggccagacattgcacaaagagcctcgggcgcccgtgcaggctttacatgcctggcacctttgccgcgatgtggtacagcgtgtcgcctccgacaggccctccctcgcgaggctggtgatctcaccacgcccgtctgctcctgcagccatcccccctcctggcgatgcgacacagagtgtcgcctcggaaaggccctctccagcaccaacagaggggctgccgatcccgccgcccccattcgctcctgcagccatccctccctctgcttcgcccccagtgcctctattaccaccgcctccctggccttccccaccggagccggtgtgtgatcaccctccccccgtggggcccctcGGAGGGTCATCtacatctgctcagaagctttcgctggtgcaacaaatggttcacgcggcgaaagctcgatcagatcttacagcggaggagctggctgatctggtctcagtttgcccggtgacctggcagaatgatgaccagggcaaccccgtgggcacctggaccactttgccatactcggtggttagagaggtgaggaaagcaattcgtgagtttggcctgactagcacctttgtgcgtggtctcgttgaagggataggtactgggtactccctaatccctgaggattggaaaacgctgctgcgcatgatgttgtcacccagtcagtatgttatttggcttagtgagtatcgacagatggcagaacgccaagctcag gaccgttgtgggttccatctcggtgtgtgcgaccggcacttaaacaacatggcatggcaccagggactgtcgaatcccataccggagtttcagctgaccttggaggagaccgcattgccccccgagtcgacaacgacgggacggaaacggaggaggcgtagcgtcccaagccagcccgtgacatggggagcagtaaaagcattagtcgccgcggctcaacgaagactggcagcagatcaacagccagagactcctgagactttgtttgtggcgattctcgcccaaatcactgctaattctgtgatgattgtgtgccttttgtgcctgctatttcctaaaagaagtgtaccccttttagatgattatattgcagatgttgagcttttggttattttgtgtttgtaa